A single genomic interval of Hoplias malabaricus isolate fHopMal1 chromosome 7, fHopMal1.hap1, whole genome shotgun sequence harbors:
- the LOC136702574 gene encoding uncharacterized protein, whose amino-acid sequence MLLMFYLLFTGPQGSEECSLVKNKGQLSITARPGGSVLLPCYCTDLLTKPDTFTWKRHKNESGNYEPIHINNIEYRDRAQLFNSHSPGNFSLFISHLTEKDGGMYRCETKDKGYTDVRLVIEGTPSNPTPTAGGTGQTRLTSSSTASSSGTNHPQMSSMYFLIFIPVLLLMGLGGVFYWKCRGAHTHTHTRVVKCLFKFISHSV is encoded by the exons ATGTTGCTGATGTTTTATCTTCTCTTCACTGGACCTCAGGGCTCTGAAG AGTGCTCTCTGGTCAAAAATAAAGGACAACTTTCTATCACAGCACGTCCAGGAGGGTCAGTGCTactgccctgttactgcactgacctCCTCACCAAACCTGATACATTCACCTGGAAGAGACACAAAAATGAGAGTGGGAATTACGAACCTatacacattaataatattgagtacagagacagagcccagctgtttaactctcactctccaggaaatttctctctgtttatatcacacctgactgaaaaGGATGGAGGAATGTACAGGTGTGAGACTAAGGACAAAGGATACACAGATGTCAGACTTGTTATTGAAG GGACCCCATCTAACCCTACACCTACTGCAGGGGGGACCGGTCAAACCAGACTGACCTCTTCATCCACAGCATCCTCTTCAG GTACAAACCATCCACAAATGTCCAGCATGTATTTCCTCATCTTTATTCCTGTCCTTCTCCTGATGGGACTGGGTGGGGTCTTCTACTGGAAGTGTagaggtgcacacacacacacacacacccgtgttGTTAAATGTCTGTTTAAATTCATCTCTCACTCTGTATGA
- the LOC136702756 gene encoding uncharacterized protein — protein MLLMFYLLFTGPQGSEGCTLENHGEEKNITAYTGESVLLPCYCTELRAKPERFTWKRVKSSSEYIPIDIHHEGDKLQLFNSHSPGNLSLLISHLTEEDGGWYWCEAGGSGDRNINLTVEDSDSSVNYIYICTAVGASLLLIVLGGVFYWRYRAQRRGRTESQTGSRGGQETQDDALVLYATVNKQDTHQEEQEQDDVTYSTVVHNKPSTSAHTLLDTGVTTEYACIKRS, from the exons gatgcacactggaaaaccacggggaggaaaaaaacattactgcatacactggagagtcagtactgctgccctgttactgcactgaactACGAGCCAAACCTGAGAGATTCACCTGGAAGAGAGTTAAGAGCTCATCAGAATATATCCCCATTGACATTCATCATGAGGgagacaaactccagctgtttaactctcactctccaggaaatctctctctgctcatatcacacctgactgaagaggatggaggatgGTACTGGTGTGAAGCTGGAGGAAGTGGAGACAGAAACATCAATCTCACTGTTGaag attcagattcatcaGTCAACTACATCTACATCTGCACTGCTGTGGGGGCTTCACTGCTGTTGATTGTCCTCGGAGGAGTCTTCTACTGGAGATACAGag CTCAGAGACGAGGACGGACGGAGAGTCAGACAGGAAGTAGAGGAGGTCAGGAGACTCAG GATGATGCTCTGGTGCTGTACGctactgtaaacaaacaggacacacaccaggaggagcaggaacag GACGATGTGACGTACTCCACTGTGGTCCACAACAAACCATcaacatcagcacacacactgctggacactggagTTACTACAGAATACGCCTGTATCAAacgcagttaa